The bacterium genome window below encodes:
- a CDS encoding MBL fold metallo-hydrolase gives MAGRTGSRHRGRTGRLVVEGQPGGHRRASAPGHAGDGRAAPAAHRRYASRWLARFEPPGSRRHLPAGPTPPLTAVRRVVAPNAGPYTGPGTNTWIVEAGPVVAVIDPGPDDDRHLQALNQKLAGATVGVVLVTHSHPDHLPLAERFARPHHASVRRYPELGDGDVVRVGTLNVTALHTPGHSADHLCFWLAGDGAMFTGDLILGRGSSMVTYPEGDVAAYLRSLDRLAELKPRMLFPGHWDPVTGAMAKIAGYRAHRLEREAQVLAEIRRGRGTAHELTRRVYGTELEDRLRVAAEMTLRAHLRKLVDDGAVRVRGTGGEEVYEPTVS, from the coding sequence ATGGCTGGGCGGACAGGGAGTCGTCATCGCGGCCGAACCGGTCGGCTCGTGGTGGAAGGTCAGCCTGGAGGCCACCGGCGAGCGTCGGCCCCTGGCCATGCCGGAGATGGGCGAGCCGCTCCTGCGGCTCATCGTCGATACGCATCTCGATGGCTGGCTCGATTCGAGCCGCCGGGATCGCGCCGACATCTACCTGCCGGCCCAACCCCTCCGTTGACCGCGGTACGCCGGGTGGTGGCGCCCAACGCCGGACCGTACACCGGGCCCGGGACCAACACCTGGATCGTCGAGGCGGGCCCGGTGGTGGCGGTCATCGACCCGGGCCCTGACGACGACCGCCACCTGCAGGCTCTCAACCAGAAGCTCGCCGGCGCGACCGTCGGCGTCGTCCTGGTGACTCATTCGCATCCCGATCACCTGCCGCTCGCGGAGCGTTTCGCCAGGCCCCATCACGCTTCGGTCCGCCGTTACCCGGAGCTTGGTGACGGCGACGTCGTGCGAGTCGGCACGCTCAACGTGACCGCGCTTCACACCCCCGGCCACAGCGCCGACCACCTGTGCTTCTGGCTCGCGGGCGACGGCGCGATGTTCACCGGCGATCTGATACTGGGGCGCGGCAGCTCGATGGTCACCTACCCGGAGGGCGACGTGGCCGCCTACCTGCGCTCGCTCGACAGGCTGGCCGAGCTCAAGCCCCGGATGCTGTTCCCAGGCCACTGGGACCCGGTGACCGGCGCCATGGCAAAGATCGCCGGCTACCGCGCTCACCGGCTGGAGAGGGAGGCGCAGGTGCTCGCCGAGATCAGGCGAGGGCGGGGCACCGCGCATGAGCTGACCCGGCGCGTGTACGGGACCGAGCTCGAGGACAGGCTGAGGGTGGCGGCGGAGATGACGCTGCGGGCGCATCTCCGCAAGCTGGTCGACGACGGCGCCGTGCGCGTTCGCGGCACCGGTGGCGAAGAGGTCTACGAACCGACGGTATC